A genomic segment from Myxocyprinus asiaticus isolate MX2 ecotype Aquarium Trade chromosome 36, UBuf_Myxa_2, whole genome shotgun sequence encodes:
- the mazb gene encoding myc-associated zinc finger protein encodes MDAAWSNFLFQTTPSQAQVEGSLQSELLAVHTTSPQTPPTEHITPPPSTVDTAALNEDPVPVKPVSRPARAAHICSICSKQFKNSYNLRRHQSVHTGIRMKGGSQSREAMAKESTERHTVPLSLLHLPIPQQQPQMLPPAAMLPPHHTQVLATQDGNEVAMESMASTVTALPPPAAVVMATGEPVQRPVNQNPNPVRKNHACETCGKAFRDVYHLNRHRLSHSDEKPFSCPICQQRFKRKDRMSHHVRSHQGGVEKPYVCPHCAKAFSRPDHLNSHVRQVHSSERPFKCPTCESSFATRDRLRAHMIRHEEKVPCHICGKLLSAAYITDHMRVHNQSQHHSCHLCNRSFTTLTYLRVHAQKHHGQEWKESAGGFGTTGSGGVLVCQLCGVHCKTPTQLQGHMGTHNPPVSDPNPVTTTSEAVPGSTITLCNMVSAPTMFLSGNTVVDLLVTDCSSIIPQPQS; translated from the exons ATGGATGCCGCGTGGAGCAATTTTCTTTTTCAG ACCACACCTTCTCAGGCCCAAGTGGAGGGTTCCCTCCAATCAGAACTTCTGGCTGTCCACACGACCTCTCCTCAAACCCCACCCACCGAGCACATAACTCCGCCCCCATCGACAGTGGACACTGCTGCTCTCAATGAGGACCCTGTACCTG TGAAGCCTGTGTCCAGACCGGCCCGTGCGGCTCATATCTGCTCTATATGCAGCAAACAGTTTAAGAACAGCTACAACCTGCGGCGTCACCAATCCGTCCACACCGGTATCCGCATGAAGGGTGGCTCCCAAAGCCGAGAGGCTATGGCCAAAGAGAGTACAGAAAGACACACTGTCCCCCTTTCTCTCCTCCACCTGCCCATACCCCAGCAGCAACCCCAAATGCTGCCTCCTGCTGCCATGCTGCCCCCTCACCACACACAAGTCCTGGCCACTCAAGATGGAAATGAAGTTGCTATGGAGAGCATGGCTTCCACTGTGACCGCCCTCCCTCCTCCTGCtgctgttgtcatggcaacagggGAGCCTGTACAG AGGCCAGTGAACCAGAATCCCAATCCTGTGCGTAAAAACCACGCATGTGAGACCTGTGGCAAAGCCTTCAGGGATGTGTACCACCTGAACAGACACAGGCTCTCCCATTCGGATGAGAAGCCATTCTCTTGCCCGATCTGCCAGCAGCGCTTCAAGAGGAAGGACCGCATGAGCCATCACGTCAGATCCCATCAGGGAGGAGTGGAGAAACCCTACGTGTGCCCGCACTGTGCTAAAGCTTTCTCACG GCCTGACCATCTCAACAGTCATGTCAGACAGGTCCATTCTTCAGAAAGACCCTTCAAATGTCCT ACGTGTGAATCGAGCTTTGCCACACGGGACAGACTGCGCGCTCACATGATCAGACATGAAGAGAAGGTTCCGTGTCACATTTGTGGCAAACTGCTGTCTGCTGCTTACATCACGGATCACATGAGGGTGCACAACCAATCACAGCATCACTCCTGCCACCTCTGCAACCGCA GTTTCACCACACTGACGTACCTGCGCGTTCACGCTCAAAAGCACCACGGTCAGGAGTGGAAGGAGAGCGCAGGAGGGTTTGGCACCACCGGTTCTGGAGGTGTCCTGGTTTGTCAGCTCTGTGGTGTGCACTGCAAGACCCCCACCCAGCTGCAAGGTCACATGGGTACCCACAATCCCCCTGTGAGTGACCCCAACCCCGTCACCACCACCAGCGAAGCGGTCCCAGGAAGCACGATCACCCTGTGCAACATGGTTTCGGCACCGACCATGTTCTTGAGTGGAAACACAGTGGTGGATCTGCTAGTCACCGACTGCTCCAGCATCATCCCGCAACCTCAGAGCTAG